From the genome of Myxococcales bacterium:
GTAATCAGCCTGCTCTTTTGTAAGTTTGGTCAGCTTCACGCCAAGCTTGGCAAGATGGAGCCTCGCCACTTCCTCATCCAATCTCTTCGGAAGCATGTACACTCCGACATCGTATTTTTTCGTAAAGAGCTCGATCTGCGCAAGGCACTGATTGGTGAATGAATTGCTCATCACGAAGGATGGATGCCCTGTAGCGCATCCAAGATTCACGAGCCTCCCTTCGGCGAGAATTATTATCTGATTCCCTTCCGGAAATGTGTAGATATCCACCTGCGGCTTGACCGTGGATTTTTTCACCTCGGAATGATTTTTAAACCACGACATCTCTATCTCGTGGTCGAAGTGGCCGATATTGCAGACGATCGCCTTGTCCTTCATGCGCCGCATGTGCTCGCCGGTTATGACTTTGCAACATCCGGTTGCAGTCACGAAGATATCGCCTACCGAGGCAAGATCATCCATCGTCGAAACCTCATATCCCTCCATGGCTGCCTGAAGGGCTATGATCGGATCGACCTCGGTAACTATTACTCGCGCGCCGATCCCCCTCATCGCCTGCGCGCATCCCTTACCGACGTCGCCGTATCCGCATATGACCACGATTTTCCCCGCCACCATTACGTCTGTGGCTCTCTTGATTCCGTCCGCCAGAGATTCCCGGCAACCATAGAGGTTGTCGAATTTGGATTTAGTAACCGAATCGTTCACGTTGAAACACGGAGTTTTCAACTCGCCCCGCTCCATCATCTGATAGAGCCTGTGAACTCCGGTGGTGGTCTCTTCGGTTATCCCTTTGATGCCTGCTATGAGATCCGGTCGTTTTTTATATACGAAAGCGGTGAGATCGCCGCCGTCGTCTAGAATCATGTTGAGAGGTTTGCCGTCAAAGAGGAGGGTCTGCTCTATACACCAGTCATATTCGGGCTCCGTCTCACCCTTCCAAGCGAAAACGGGAATACCTGCGGCAGCTATAGCGGCAGCCGCATGGTCCTGCGTCGAAAAGATGTTACAGCTCGACCATCTCACTTCGGCACCAAGCTCGATGAGCGTTTCAATAAGCACCGCAGTCTGAATCGTCATATGCAAGCAGCCGGCTATCCTTGCTCCTTTGAGAGGTTTTTTCGGACCGTAGTTTTTCCTTATCGCCATAAGCCCCGGCATCTCGTGCTCAGCGAGAGAAATCTCCTTGCGCCCCCACCCGGCCAGACCCATGTCCTTCACTTTGAAATCGGAACCGCTCATATACTCCTCCTGCCTGTTATCTTTCGCCTGCATTGCAAAGGGAGGGATCTCATCGACCAAAAAACGGTATCTCCCTTCCATCTATATAAGAAGGCTTTTCTAAACCCAGCGCTGAAAGCACCGTTGGAAATACGTCGGCACTCCTCACAGGTTTTGGATCGAGCGAAGCATTACATAGAACCGGAATCCTCATGTGGGTTTTATGCAAGGAACCATGCGAAGCGAAGTGCTCCGGCTCTTCGTATTTGAGCCTCAGGTCAAAGCCGGGAGTCGCTGATATAACCATATCTCCCGCCCGCGGCGAAGTCATGAGATGCGCTATCTGGAAGGGGGCGTCGGGATATTCGGAGTTTATGGTAGCAGCCAAGGTCTCGTCAGGGCTCATGTTGGAAGAAAGCCCGGAATATCCAAAGGGATCGCTGCCCTGTACCTCGTAATGAAGTACAAATCCGTCGAGCCTGACCGATGCGCGCCCTCTCCTGCTGAATATATCGGCGCCGCCTTCGGCATTTCTGCAAGCGACTATATCGACCGCCCGCTGCGCGAGCAGGTCATCGATGATTCCGGGGGCTATCTTTTCAAGATCCTGAGCAAAAACCCTGGGCTTCCACTTATCACCTCTCTTGAAATAGATGTTGGTCATGCCATTCCCTGAAACCATATTCGCTGAGAGCTTTCCCCTCTTTTCGAATATCAGGGGATAAAAAAACGCCGGCAGATGATGTTTCTCGAGAAAGGTGTTCACGCAGAAATGAGAATCCGTCTTGGAAAGCCCGTGATCGCTCACTATCATGAATAGTGTCGAGTCGGCTTCGCCGCGATCATCGAGGGATTCAAAAATCGAACCCACGTGACGATCGAGATTCTCATACTGTTGTATCACTAGCTCGCTATGAGGATGGGTAAGATGCGAATATTCGTCTATCGCCGGAAAAACGGAGAATATAAATTTTGGATTCCTCTCCAAAACCTCTTTGAGTTTCACGGTTGCCGATTTATCGATAAATCCCCAGCGATCGGTAAGATGGGCGTAGTACCAATACCATATCCTGCTGATCCTGGTGAAATTCCTTTTGCCGCGTGCGCCGCGCGCTATCGGATTGAATATGCTGTATGAGTCGGGAATTATCTCGAAGACAGTCTTTATGTGCGGCCACATATCGCTGGCCATGCAAAAACTCTCGAGCCCCACATACGAACGGTATTTGTTGAACGAATAGGGCCCATCGTAAATTGATTTATCGAACCACCTGATGCCGGGGATGTTGCATGTCCCCGGGAAGCACCCTGTAAGAAACGGAAGATAGGCAGGTCCGGTTGTCGAGGGAAAGCTGGTCACAGCCCTCAGACTCGCACCCGCGCCAACGATGCGGGAGGAGATATTGGGAAGCCTCCCATCGGATATGAGGGATTCCATGACATCGGCACGCGCGCCATCGGCCAGCATCACGATAGCGCGGCTGTATTTCGACGATGGAGTCATCTTGCGTTTTGCGCCTTCCCGAAAAGGGTCACCGCTGGGCCTTGATGCTTGCGAGTTTGGACTTCATCCTGTTTATGAGATCCGGATAGCCATGTTTGGTGATTATCGAATTGAACTGATATCTGTAGTTATCGACCAAGCTAGCCTCGTCGACTATGATGTCGTAAATTTTCCAGTTGGTGCCTTCCTTTTTCAACTTGTAGTTCAAAGTGATAGTTATATTTTCCGAAGGAACGTTCACCTTCGTTTTCACGAAAGATTTCGTCTTCTCCTGATTGATGTATTTCTCGCCCAGGTAGATCACGGCATATTTTCCGCCGCTCCTGCTCTTAGCCGCCGACTGTTCCTTTGAAAAAAGCGCCTTCTCCTCGAGTAGGTCAGTGAGCAGCGTCACGAATTCATCCTGTTCGGCCGGAGTCCTCTCCCCCCAATGCTTGGCGAGCGACACCTTTCCGAGCTCGCGAATATCGAAGGTCCCCCTCATGATATCCCGTTTGAGTTTGCTGTTATGTTCCTCTTCACTGGGCGAAAGCTTCTCTCCCTTTTCTTTGACTATAAAATCGTCCAGCATATCATCGAGATCCTGAATAGCTCTCGTCGCCGTGCCAGGGGGATAGTATTTTATCGTGGAGCGTTTTGCGGCCTCCGAGGAAAACGAAAACAAGCACGCCAGAGTAAAGACCGCTACAAACGAACAGGATACAAATTTAGAAATCTTCATTTTCCACCTCCATCGGCCCGACAGCATCCTCTTCAAAGAAATCAAACGAATCCCCACGATCGATTCCAAAAAACTCCTGCTCGTTCGTATCGGAAACGCTCATGAGGGTGTTGTATTTCTCCATACCAATCTTGCGTTCGAGATCCGCCAGCGCCACGTTAAAGTCAAAAACCGTTTTGAAATACTGTCCCCTTGTCAGAAGGATGAGTTTAAGAGCG
Proteins encoded in this window:
- a CDS encoding adenosylhomocysteinase, encoding MSGSDFKVKDMGLAGWGRKEISLAEHEMPGLMAIRKNYGPKKPLKGARIAGCLHMTIQTAVLIETLIELGAEVRWSSCNIFSTQDHAAAAIAAAGIPVFAWKGETEPEYDWCIEQTLLFDGKPLNMILDDGGDLTAFVYKKRPDLIAGIKGITEETTTGVHRLYQMMERGELKTPCFNVNDSVTKSKFDNLYGCRESLADGIKRATDVMVAGKIVVICGYGDVGKGCAQAMRGIGARVIVTEVDPIIALQAAMEGYEVSTMDDLASVGDIFVTATGCCKVITGEHMRRMKDKAIVCNIGHFDHEIEMSWFKNHSEVKKSTVKPQVDIYTFPEGNQIIILAEGRLVNLGCATGHPSFVMSNSFTNQCLAQIELFTKKYDVGVYMLPKRLDEEVARLHLAKLGVKLTKLTKEQADYLGVPVEGPYKPDFYRY
- a CDS encoding alkaline phosphatase family protein; translation: MTPSSKYSRAIVMLADGARADVMESLISDGRLPNISSRIVGAGASLRAVTSFPSTTGPAYLPFLTGCFPGTCNIPGIRWFDKSIYDGPYSFNKYRSYVGLESFCMASDMWPHIKTVFEIIPDSYSIFNPIARGARGKRNFTRISRIWYWYYAHLTDRWGFIDKSATVKLKEVLERNPKFIFSVFPAIDEYSHLTHPHSELVIQQYENLDRHVGSIFESLDDRGEADSTLFMIVSDHGLSKTDSHFCVNTFLEKHHLPAFFYPLIFEKRGKLSANMVSGNGMTNIYFKRGDKWKPRVFAQDLEKIAPGIIDDLLAQRAVDIVACRNAEGGADIFSRRGRASVRLDGFVLHYEVQGSDPFGYSGLSSNMSPDETLAATINSEYPDAPFQIAHLMTSPRAGDMVISATPGFDLRLKYEEPEHFASHGSLHKTHMRIPVLCNASLDPKPVRSADVFPTVLSALGLEKPSYIDGREIPFFGR
- a CDS encoding ABC transporter substrate-binding protein, with the translated sequence MKISKFVSCSFVAVFTLACLFSFSSEAAKRSTIKYYPPGTATRAIQDLDDMLDDFIVKEKGEKLSPSEEEHNSKLKRDIMRGTFDIRELGKVSLAKHWGERTPAEQDEFVTLLTDLLEEKALFSKEQSAAKSRSGGKYAVIYLGEKYINQEKTKSFVKTKVNVPSENITITLNYKLKKEGTNWKIYDIIVDEASLVDNYRYQFNSIITKHGYPDLINRMKSKLASIKAQR